DNA from Pseudomonas putida:
GCCGCCTTCACCTTCTGGGGTTGGCAAGCCGTGATCGTCGGCGCGCTGATCACCCTGCCGATGGGCTACACCACCACCAAGGAATACGCCGAGCTCGAGTGGCCGCTGGCGATCCTGCTGGCGATCGTCTGGGTTACCTACGGCCTGGTGTTCTTCGGCACCATCGTCAAGCGCAAGACCAAGCACATCTATGTCGGCAACTGGTTCTACGGTGCGTTCATCGTGGTCACCGCGATGCTGCACATCGTCAACCACATCTCGCTGCCGGTGAGCCTGTTCAAGTCGTACTCGGCCTACTCCGGCGCCACCGACGCGATGATCCAGTGGTGGTACGGCCACAACGCCGTGGGCTTTTTCCTCACCACCGGTTTCCTGGGGATGATGTACTACTTCGTGCCCAAGCAGGCCGAGCGGCCGATCTACTCGTATCGCTTGTCGATCGTGCACTTCTGGGCGCTGATCACCCTGTACATCTGGGCCGGCCCGCACCACCTGCACTACACCGCCCTGCCTGACTGGGCGCAGTCGTTGGGCATGGTGATGTCGATCATCCTGCTGGCGCCAAGCTGGGGCGGCATGATCAACGGCATGATGACCCTGTCGGGCGCCTGGCACAAACTGCGCACCGACCCGATCCTGCGCTTCCTGGTGGTGTCGCTGGCGTTCTACGGCATGTCCACCTTCGAAGGCCCGATGATGGCCATCAAGACCGTGAACTCACTGTCGCACTACACCGACTGGACCATCGGCCACGTCCACGCCGGCGCCCTCGGCTGGGTGGCAATGATTTCGATCGGCGCCGTGTACCACATGATCCCGAAACTCTACGGCCGCGAGCAGATGCACAGCATCGGCCTGATCAACGCGCACTTCTGGCTGGCCACCATCGGCACCGTACTGTACATCGCCTCGATGTGGGTCAACGGCATCACCCAGGGCCTGATGTGGCGCGCCATCAACGATGACGGCACCCTCACCTACTCCTTCGTCGAAGCCCTGCAGGCCAGCCACCCCGGCTACATCGTCCGCGCCCTGGGCGGTGCGTTCTTCGCCAGCGGCATGCTGCTGATGGCCTACAACGTGTTCCGTACCGTACGTGCCGCCAACCCGGCACAGGCTGAAGAGGCCGCCAAGATCGTCGTTGTGGGAGCGCACTGATGAAGCATGAAGCCGTCGAGAAGAACATAGGCCTGCTGGCCTTCTTCATGGTCATCGCCGTGAGCGTCGGTGGCCTGACCCAGATCGTCCCGCTGTTTTTCCAGGACGTCACCAACAAGCCGGTCGAGGGCATGAAGCCGCGCACCGCGCTGGAGCTGGAAGGCCGCGATATCTACATCCGCGAAGGCTGCGTAGGCTGTCACTCGCAGATGATCCGCCCGTTCCGTGCCGAAACCGAGCGGTACGGCCATTACTCGGTAGCCGGTGAAAGCGTGTGGGATCACCCGTTCCTGTGGGGCTCCAAGCGTACCGGGCCGGACTTGGCCCGCGTCGGCGGCCGCTACTCCGATGACTGGCACCGTGCGCACCTGTACAACCCGCGCAACGTGGTACCGGAATCGAAGATGCCGTCCTACCCGTGGCTGGTCGAGAACAAGCTCGACGGCAAAGACACCGCGAAAAAGATGGAAGTGCTGCGCACACTCGGCACCCCGTACACCGACGCCGACATTGCCGGCGCACGTGACGCGGTCAAGGGCAAGACCGAAATGGACGCCATCGTCGCGTACCTGCAGGGTCTTGGCACCATCATCAAGAGCAAACGGTGACGCTGATGGATATCGGGATGATTCGCGGCCTGGGCACCGTCGTGGTGATGGTGGCCTTCGTGGGCCTGGCGCTGTGGGTGTTCAACCCACGGCGTAAAAAGGACTTCGACGAAGCGACCCAACTGCCCTTCGCGGATGACCCCGAGGCCACTCGGCACGTCGAGCAAGCAAAAGCTTCTGGGAGCAAACAACAATGACAACCTTCTGGAGTCTGTACGTTACCGTCCTGACCCTGGGCACCATCTTCTCGTTGACCTGGCTGCTGCTGTCGACCCGCAAGGGCCAGCGCGAAGAGGTTACCGACGAAACCGTCGGGCATGCCTTCGATGGCATCGAGGAATACGACAACCCGCTGCCGAAATGGTGGTTCTGGCTGTTCGTCGGCACCATCATCTTCGCCCTCGGCTACCTGGTGCTGTACCCGGGCCTGGGCAACTGGAAAGGCGTCCTGCCGGGCTATTCGTACCTGGATAACGACAAGCAGACCGAGTTTTCCAACGGCCAGCCGGGCTGGACCGGCGTGCACGAATGGGAAAAGGAAATGGCCAAGGCCGACGCCCGTTTCGGGCCGATCTTCGCCAAGTTCGCGGCGATGCCGATCGAAGACGTAGCCAAGGACCCACAGGCATTGAAAATGGGTGCGCGGCTGTTCGCCTCCAACTGTTCGGTGTGCCACGGCTCCGACGCCAAGGGCGCCTTCGGCTTCCCCAACCTGACCGACAACGACTGGCGCTGGGGCGGCGAACCGGACACCATCAAGACCACCATCATGGGCGGTCGCCATGGCGTGATGCCGGCCTGGGCCGAAGTGATCGGTGACCAGGGCGTGGCCGACGTGGCTGCATTCGTGGTCAGCAAACTCGATGGCCGCACACTGCCTGAGGGTGCGAAGGCCGATGTGGAGAACGGGCAGAAGATCTTCGCAGCCAACTGCGTGGCCTGCCACGGGCCGGAAGGCAAAGGCACGCCCGCCATGGGCGCACCGAACCTGACCCACCCGCAGGCGTTCATCTACGGCTCGAGCTTTGCCCAATTGCAGCAGACTATCCGTTATGGCCGCCAGGGGCAGATGCCGGCCCAGGAACAGCTGCAGGGCAACGACAAGGTGCACTTGCTGGCGGCTTATGTGTACAGCCTGTCGCACCAGGCTGAGCCGGCCAAGGCTGAGTAAGGCAGGCCTGGCCTGTTCGCGGGTAAACCCGCTCCTACAAGGATCCTGTGTAGGAGCGGGTTTACCCGCGAACAGGCCGGTACTGGCACAGCATTTCTCGCAGGCTGATGACCTGGATCAATTGACACCCGCCATAACACGTTTCATACCACGAACCCAACGCGACTAAAGGTCGCAGTGCGATCCCATACCGCCCTCAGCGGCGTATCATGGACCGCAGAGCGCTAGCAGATTGCGCGAGACTGCGGCCCGCACGCACAGGCCGCGGCGTTTCTCCACTGCCGTGGGACTTGATGATGAGCAAGCAAATTCCGGTACATGATGTCACCCCGCCTGCCAGCAAAGGGAAGGATTCCGTCGACCTCTACGCTTCCCGGGAAAAGATCTACACCCGCGCCTTCACCGGCCTGTTCCGTCGCCTACGCATGGTTGGGGGTGCCGCACTGTTCCTGCTGTACTTCGGCACCGTGTGGCTGAACTGGGGAGGGCACCAGGCCGTGTGGTGGAACCTGCCCGAACGCAAGTTCTACATCTTCGGCGCCACCATCTGGCCGCAAGACTTCATCCTGCTCTCGGGCATTCTCATCGTCGCCGCCTTCGGCCTGTTCTTCATCACTGTGTTCGCCGGCCGGGTGTGGTGTGGCTACACCTGCCCGCAAAGCGTGTGGACCTGGATTTTCATGTGGTGCGAAAAGGTCACCGAGGGTGACCGCAACCAGCGCATGAAGCTCGACAAAGCCCCCATGAGCGGCAACAAGTTCCTGCGCAAATTCACCAAGCACAGCCTGTGGCTGCTGATCGGCTTTGTCACCGGCATGACCTTTGTCGGCTACTTTTCGCCGATCCGTGAGCTGGTGGTCGAATTCTTCACGGGCCAGGCCGATGGCTGGGCCTACTTCTGGGTCGGTTTCTTCACCCTCGCCACCTACGGCAACGCCGGCTGGCTGCGCGAACAGGTGTGTGTGTACATGTGCCCGTATGCACGTTTCCAGAGTGTGATGTTCGACAAGGACACACTGATCGTGTCCTACGACCCGCGCCGTGGCGAAACCCGCGGCCCGCGCAAGAAAGATACCGACTACAAAGCCCAGGGCCTGGGTGACTGCATCGACTGCACCATGTGCGTGCAGGTCTGCCCGACCGGCATCGACATCCGTGACGGCCTGCAAATCGAGTGCATCGGCTGCGCAGCCTGCATCGACGCCTGCGACAGCATCATGGACAAGATGAACTACCCCAAAGGGCTGATCAGCTACACCACCGAGCACAACCTGTCCGGGCAAAAGACCCACCTGCTGCGCCCGCGTCTGATCGGCTATGCCGTGGTACTGCTGGTGATGATGATCGGGCTGGCGACGGCCTTCGCCACCCGTTCGCTGGTCGGTTTCGACGTCAGCAAAGACCGCGTGCTGTACCGCGAAAACGCCCAGGGCCGGATCGAGAACGTGTACAGCCTGAAGGTAATGAACAAGGATCAGCGCGATCACGTCTACGTGCTGGACGCCGCCGGCCTGCCAGACCTCAAGCTCGAAGGCCAGCGCGAGATCCGCGTGGCCGCCGGTGACATCGTCAGCCTTCCCGTGCAGCTGTCGGTTGCCCCCGAGAAGCTGCCATCGACCACCAACGAAATCACCTTCATCCTCAAGAGCGCCGACGACAGCGACGCCCAGGTTGAAGCCAAGAGCCGTTTCATCGGCCCACAGATCCGCTAAGAGAGATAACGCACAATGCCTGCCGCCACCGCCGCCAGCCCCTGGTACAAGCACCTCTGGCCCTGGATCATCATCGGCATTCTCACCACCTCGGTGTGCCTGAGCCTGACCATGGTCAGCATCGCTGTGCACAACCCGGACAACCTGGTGAATGACAACTACTACGAGGCCGGCAAGGGCATCAACCGCTCGCTGGACCGCGAGCTGCTGGCGCAGCAGCTGGGCCTGAAAGCCAGCGTGCATCTGGACGAACTGACCGGCGAAGTGGACCTGCGCCTGACCGGTAGCAGTGGCCCGCAAAACCTGGAGCTGAACCTGATTTCGCCGACCCAGCCAGAGAAGGACCGCAAGGTGCTGCTGAGCCGTGTCGAAGCAGGGCGCTATGTGGGACAACTGGAGGACAAGGTCGACGGGCGGCGCTTTGTGGAACTGCTGGGCAGCGAAGGGGGCCAGGTGTGGCGCCTGTTCGAAGAGGAAAAAGTGGCGCATGGTGTGACCTTGCAGTTGGGTGACGAAGCCCTTCAAGGCGCCGAACACCAGTAATGATTCCTGGTATGAATGGGGGCGCTTTGCGCCCCTTTCGCGACGCAAGGCCGCTCCCACAGGAGAACGCATGCTTCTGTGGGAGCGGCCTTGCGTCGCGAAAGGGCGGCGAAGCAGCCCCGGCGATCTCACGACATAAGACTGTTCCAAAATGACCCAGCCCACCCCCTGCTACCACTGCGCCCTGCCCGTCCCGGCCGGCAGCCGCTTCACCGCCGTGGTCCTCGGCCAGCCGCGACAGTTCTGCTGCCCCGGTTGCCAGGCGGTGGCTGAGTCGATCGTCGCGGGTGGCCTGGAACATTACTACCAGCACCGCAGCGACAACAGCGCCAACCCCGAAGCCCTGCCCAAGCAACTGCAGGACGAACTGGCCCTATACGACCGCAGCGACGTGCAGCAAACCTTCGTCCGCCACCAGGGCGAGCTGGCCGAAACCACCTTGCTTGTCGAGGGCATCAGCTGCGCCGCCTGCGGCTGGCTGATCGAAAAGCACTTGCGCAACCTGCCCGGTGTCGCCGAAGCCCGGTTGAACCTGTCCAACCACCGCCTGGCGCTGAACTGGGACGACAAGCAGCTGCCGCTGTCACGCTTGCTCGCCGAACTTCGCCAGATCGGCTACGCCGCCCACCCCTACCAGCCTGACCAAGCCGCCGAGCAATTGGCCCGGGAAAACCGCAGCGCCCTACGCCGCCTGGGCGTGGCCGGGCTGCTGTGGTTCCAGGCGATGATGGCGACCATGGCCACTTGGCCGGAATTCAACATCGACCTGACACCCGAGTTGCACACGATCCTGCGCTGGGTGGCGCTGTTCCTGACCATTCCCATCGTGTTCTACAGCTGCGCGCCCTTCTTCAAGGGCGCGGCGCGCGACTTGCGAACGCGCCACCTGACCATGGACGTTTCGGTGTCGCTGGCCATTGGCCTGGCGTTCGGCGCCGGCATCTGGACAGCCATCACTGGCAGCGGCGAGCTTTATTTCGACACGGTGGGCATGTTCGCCCTGTTCCTGCTGACCGGCCGCTACCTGGAGCGCCGCGCCCGCGAGCGCACAGCGGCGGCCACTGCGCAGCTGGTCAACCTGCTGCCCGCCTCATGCCTGCGCCTGGACGCCATCGGGCGCAGCGAACGCATCCTGCTCAGCGAGTTACAGTGCGGCGACACCGTGCAGGTGCTGCCCGGCGCGGTCATCCCTGCCGACGGGCGCATCGTCGAGGGCCGCTCCAGCGTCGACGAATCGCTGCTGACCGGCGAGTATCTGCCGCAACCACGCCGGGTGGGTGAGCGGGTCACTGGCGGTACGCTGAACGTTGAAAGCGCGCTGAATGTGGAAGTGGAAGCCCTCGGCCATGACTCACGCTTGTCGGCCATCGTCCGCCTGCTGGAACGCGCCCAGACCGAAAAACCGCGCCTGGCGGAAATTGCCGACCGCGCCTCGCAGTGGTTCCTGCTGTTCTCGCTACTGGCCTCGGTAGCCATCGGCCTGTGGTGGTGGCACCTGGATCCGGCACGGGCGTTCTGGATCGTGCTGGCCATGCTCGTGGCCACCTGCCCTTGTGCCCTGTCTTTGGCTACGCCAACCGCACTGACCGCCGCCACCGGAACCCTGCACAAGCTTGGTCTGCTGGTCACCCGCGGCCACGTGCTGGAAGGCCTGAACCACATCGACACGGTGATTTTCGACAAGACCGGCACACTGACCGAAGGCCGCCTGACCTTGCGCAGCATCCGCCCGCTCGGCAGCCAGGCCGCCGACCGCTGCCTGGCCCTGGCCGCGGCGCTGGAAAACCGCTCCGAACACCCCATCGCTCGCGCCTTTGGTCGTACCGCCACGCCTGCCGATGACGTACAGAGCGTACCCGGCCTGGGCCTGGAGGGGCTGGTCGACGGCCAGCGCCTGCGCATTGGTCAGGCTACCTTCGTCTGCGCCTTGAGTGGTGCGGAAATCCCCGCTGTGCCCGCGCCTCGCGGCCAGTGGCTGCTGCTGGGCGACCGCCAGGGGCCACTGGCCTGGTTCGGCCTGGATGACCGTCTGCGCGACGATGCCCCGGCCCTGCTCGCTGCCTGCAAGGCGCGCGGCTGGCACACCCTGCTGCTGTCGGGCGACAGCTCGCCGATGGTTGCCGAAGTGGCCGCGCAGCTGGGTATCGAGCAGGCCATTGGCGGCCTGCGCCCGGATGACAAACTGGACCGCCTGAAAGCCCTGCAGGCTGACGGGCGCAAGGTGCTGATGCTCGGCGACGGGGTCAACGATGTACCGGTACTGGCCGCCGCCGATATCAGCATCGCCATGGGCAGCGCCACCGACCTGGCCAAGACCAGTGCCGACGCCGTCTTGCTGTCCAACCGCCTGCAAGCGCTGGTGCAGGCGTTCGAGCTGGCCCGCCGCACCCGCCGCAACATCCTCGAGAACCTGCTGTGGGCGACCCTGTATAATGGCCTGATGTTGCCGTTCGCCGCGCTCGGCTGGATCACGCCGGTGTGGGCCGCCATCGGCATGTCGGTCAGCTCGCTGATCGTGGTGCTCAATGCCTTGCGCCTGACCCGTATGCCAGTGGCCTCGGGCCCGCTGCCCCACGAAGCCCCTTTACCCGGGAGGAAGTCGCCATGCCCGCCCTCTATGTCATGATCCCGGCAGCCCTGCTGCTGGTCGGCGTGGCCGTGTACATCTTCTTCTGGGCGGTCGACAGCGGTCAGTACGATGACCTTGAAGGCCCCGCCCACAGCATCCTGTTCGACGATCAGGACCCGCGCCACCAGGCGGCAGTGAAGCTTGACGATGCCCCGGCCGACACCGACAAGGAACCACCGCCCCGTGCCTGACCTGCTTGCGCTGCTGGGCTCGGCACTGGTCCTTGGCCTGCTAGGGGGCGGTCACTGCCTGGGCATGTGCGGTGGCCTGATGGGCGCACTGACCTTGGCCATCCCCCCCGAACAACGCGGCAAGCGCTTGCGCCTGTTGCTGGCGTACAACCTGGGGCGCATTTTCAGCTATGCCTGCGCCGGCCTGTTGCTGGGCCTGGCCGGCTGGGCCGTGGCCAGCAGCCCGGCAGCGCTGGCGCTGCGGGTGGCTGCAGCGCTGCTGCTGATTGCCATGGGCCTGTACCTGGCCGGCTGGTGGAGCGGGCTGACCCGTATCGAGGCGCTGGGCCGCGGGTTGTGGCGGCATATCCAGCCGATGGCGTCGCGCTTGCTGCCGGTGTCCAGCCTGCCCCGGGCGTTGCTGCTGGGCGCCTTGTGGGGCTGGCTGCCGTGCGGTTTGGTGTACAGCACCCTGCTGTGGGCCGCCAGCCAGGGCAACGCCGGGTACAGCGCGGTA
Protein-coding regions in this window:
- a CDS encoding sulfite exporter TauE/SafE family protein — translated: MPDLLALLGSALVLGLLGGGHCLGMCGGLMGALTLAIPPEQRGKRLRLLLAYNLGRIFSYACAGLLLGLAGWAVASSPAALALRVAAALLLIAMGLYLAGWWSGLTRIEALGRGLWRHIQPMASRLLPVSSLPRALLLGALWGWLPCGLVYSTLLWAASQGNAGYSAVLMLAFGLGTWPVLLATGLAAERVNALLRRRSVRVAGGVLVMLFGVWTLPGPHQHWLMGH
- a CDS encoding heavy metal translocating P-type ATPase, producing MTQPTPCYHCALPVPAGSRFTAVVLGQPRQFCCPGCQAVAESIVAGGLEHYYQHRSDNSANPEALPKQLQDELALYDRSDVQQTFVRHQGELAETTLLVEGISCAACGWLIEKHLRNLPGVAEARLNLSNHRLALNWDDKQLPLSRLLAELRQIGYAAHPYQPDQAAEQLARENRSALRRLGVAGLLWFQAMMATMATWPEFNIDLTPELHTILRWVALFLTIPIVFYSCAPFFKGAARDLRTRHLTMDVSVSLAIGLAFGAGIWTAITGSGELYFDTVGMFALFLLTGRYLERRARERTAAATAQLVNLLPASCLRLDAIGRSERILLSELQCGDTVQVLPGAVIPADGRIVEGRSSVDESLLTGEYLPQPRRVGERVTGGTLNVESALNVEVEALGHDSRLSAIVRLLERAQTEKPRLAEIADRASQWFLLFSLLASVAIGLWWWHLDPARAFWIVLAMLVATCPCALSLATPTALTAATGTLHKLGLLVTRGHVLEGLNHIDTVIFDKTGTLTEGRLTLRSIRPLGSQAADRCLALAAALENRSEHPIARAFGRTATPADDVQSVPGLGLEGLVDGQRLRIGQATFVCALSGAEIPAVPAPRGQWLLLGDRQGPLAWFGLDDRLRDDAPALLAACKARGWHTLLLSGDSSPMVAEVAAQLGIEQAIGGLRPDDKLDRLKALQADGRKVLMLGDGVNDVPVLAAADISIAMGSATDLAKTSADAVLLSNRLQALVQAFELARRTRRNILENLLWATLYNGLMLPFAALGWITPVWAAIGMSVSSLIVVLNALRLTRMPVASGPLPHEAPLPGRKSPCPPSMS
- the ccoP gene encoding cytochrome-c oxidase, cbb3-type subunit III produces the protein MTTFWSLYVTVLTLGTIFSLTWLLLSTRKGQREEVTDETVGHAFDGIEEYDNPLPKWWFWLFVGTIIFALGYLVLYPGLGNWKGVLPGYSYLDNDKQTEFSNGQPGWTGVHEWEKEMAKADARFGPIFAKFAAMPIEDVAKDPQALKMGARLFASNCSVCHGSDAKGAFGFPNLTDNDWRWGGEPDTIKTTIMGGRHGVMPAWAEVIGDQGVADVAAFVVSKLDGRTLPEGAKADVENGQKIFAANCVACHGPEGKGTPAMGAPNLTHPQAFIYGSSFAQLQQTIRYGRQGQMPAQEQLQGNDKVHLLAAYVYSLSHQAEPAKAE
- the ccoN gene encoding cytochrome-c oxidase, cbb3-type subunit I, which gives rise to MSTAISPTAYNYKVVRQFAIMTVVWGILGMGLGVFIASQLVWPQLNLDLPWTSFGRLRPLHTNLVIFAFGGCALFGTSYYVVQRTCQTRLISDSMAAFTFWGWQAVIVGALITLPMGYTTTKEYAELEWPLAILLAIVWVTYGLVFFGTIVKRKTKHIYVGNWFYGAFIVVTAMLHIVNHISLPVSLFKSYSAYSGATDAMIQWWYGHNAVGFFLTTGFLGMMYYFVPKQAERPIYSYRLSIVHFWALITLYIWAGPHHLHYTALPDWAQSLGMVMSIILLAPSWGGMINGMMTLSGAWHKLRTDPILRFLVVSLAFYGMSTFEGPMMAIKTVNSLSHYTDWTIGHVHAGALGWVAMISIGAVYHMIPKLYGREQMHSIGLINAHFWLATIGTVLYIASMWVNGITQGLMWRAINDDGTLTYSFVEALQASHPGYIVRALGGAFFASGMLLMAYNVFRTVRAANPAQAEEAAKIVVVGAH
- a CDS encoding CcoQ/FixQ family Cbb3-type cytochrome c oxidase assembly chaperone → MDIGMIRGLGTVVVMVAFVGLALWVFNPRRKKDFDEATQLPFADDPEATRHVEQAKASGSKQQ
- the ccoS gene encoding cbb3-type cytochrome oxidase assembly protein CcoS, with amino-acid sequence MPALYVMIPAALLLVGVAVYIFFWAVDSGQYDDLEGPAHSILFDDQDPRHQAAVKLDDAPADTDKEPPPRA
- a CDS encoding FixH family protein, encoding MPAATAASPWYKHLWPWIIIGILTTSVCLSLTMVSIAVHNPDNLVNDNYYEAGKGINRSLDRELLAQQLGLKASVHLDELTGEVDLRLTGSSGPQNLELNLISPTQPEKDRKVLLSRVEAGRYVGQLEDKVDGRRFVELLGSEGGQVWRLFEEEKVAHGVTLQLGDEALQGAEHQ
- the ccoG gene encoding cytochrome c oxidase accessory protein CcoG; the encoded protein is MSKQIPVHDVTPPASKGKDSVDLYASREKIYTRAFTGLFRRLRMVGGAALFLLYFGTVWLNWGGHQAVWWNLPERKFYIFGATIWPQDFILLSGILIVAAFGLFFITVFAGRVWCGYTCPQSVWTWIFMWCEKVTEGDRNQRMKLDKAPMSGNKFLRKFTKHSLWLLIGFVTGMTFVGYFSPIRELVVEFFTGQADGWAYFWVGFFTLATYGNAGWLREQVCVYMCPYARFQSVMFDKDTLIVSYDPRRGETRGPRKKDTDYKAQGLGDCIDCTMCVQVCPTGIDIRDGLQIECIGCAACIDACDSIMDKMNYPKGLISYTTEHNLSGQKTHLLRPRLIGYAVVLLVMMIGLATAFATRSLVGFDVSKDRVLYRENAQGRIENVYSLKVMNKDQRDHVYVLDAAGLPDLKLEGQREIRVAAGDIVSLPVQLSVAPEKLPSTTNEITFILKSADDSDAQVEAKSRFIGPQIR
- the ccoO gene encoding cytochrome-c oxidase, cbb3-type subunit II; translation: MKHEAVEKNIGLLAFFMVIAVSVGGLTQIVPLFFQDVTNKPVEGMKPRTALELEGRDIYIREGCVGCHSQMIRPFRAETERYGHYSVAGESVWDHPFLWGSKRTGPDLARVGGRYSDDWHRAHLYNPRNVVPESKMPSYPWLVENKLDGKDTAKKMEVLRTLGTPYTDADIAGARDAVKGKTEMDAIVAYLQGLGTIIKSKR